A region of Allocoleopsis franciscana PCC 7113 DNA encodes the following proteins:
- the gshB gene encoding glutathione synthase, translating to MKFAFIIDPLSKLDPGHDTSVALMEAAQKLGHEVWATQAEKLSVVNSQAWALLEEVKLTPVELVEGRWLVGEDWYRSEGGVWRSLQEMDAVFMRTDPPVTVPYLYATYILDYIDPEKTLVINSPSGIRAANEKMYALQFKDVIPETIVSQDKAVIRKFVEDKGAAVLKPLGGKAGEGILFLEPGDRNFNSLIEVSTKQGREPVMVQTYLPEAKEGDKRIILLNGEPIGAVNRIPTGNEFRGNMAVGGRVAVTEITPQEEKICAAVGPKLREDGLYFVGIDVIGGYLTEVNVTSPTGIREIDRLNNVQLAKQVIEWIEGTKKG from the coding sequence GTGAAATTTGCGTTCATCATTGACCCACTCTCAAAGCTCGACCCCGGTCATGATACCAGTGTGGCGCTGATGGAAGCCGCACAAAAATTAGGTCACGAAGTTTGGGCGACTCAGGCTGAAAAGTTGAGTGTGGTGAATAGTCAGGCATGGGCGCTGTTGGAGGAGGTGAAACTGACGCCCGTTGAACTGGTGGAAGGGCGATGGCTGGTTGGGGAAGACTGGTACAGATCTGAAGGCGGGGTTTGGCGATCGCTACAGGAAATGGATGCGGTATTCATGCGGACAGACCCACCTGTAACGGTTCCTTATCTGTATGCTACCTACATTCTGGACTATATCGACCCTGAAAAAACCCTGGTGATTAATTCACCGTCGGGAATACGGGCGGCGAATGAAAAAATGTACGCCCTTCAGTTTAAGGACGTGATTCCAGAAACTATCGTCAGCCAAGATAAGGCAGTGATTCGCAAATTTGTTGAGGACAAAGGGGCAGCAGTTCTCAAGCCATTGGGTGGCAAAGCGGGTGAGGGAATTTTATTTCTAGAACCGGGCGATCGCAATTTTAACTCTCTAATCGAAGTGAGTACCAAACAGGGGCGTGAACCGGTGATGGTGCAAACTTACCTCCCAGAAGCCAAAGAGGGGGATAAACGAATTATTCTGCTTAATGGTGAACCCATTGGTGCCGTCAATCGCATTCCTACGGGCAACGAATTTCGCGGCAACATGGCAGTCGGCGGTAGAGTTGCAGTTACGGAAATTACGCCGCAAGAGGAGAAAATCTGTGCGGCAGTTGGGCCAAAGTTACGAGAGGATGGTTTATATTTTGTCGGCATTGACGTGATTGGTGGGTATCTCACCGAGGTTAACGTCACTAGTCCCACGGGCATCCGAGAAATCGATCGCCTCAATAACGTGCAGTTGGCGAAACAAGTGATTGAGTGGATTGAAGGGACGAAAAAGGGGTAA
- a CDS encoding ATP-binding protein, with translation MIMQKIPKRVSTALINALAAGVVPRVGLEHIAVGREKEITALAQDLENIGEGGAAFRFIVGRYGSGKSFLLQLIRNQAMEQGFVVADADLSPERRLAGSKNHGVATYRELMGNIATRTNPNGGAIALILEKWISSILSQVAQETGKRPHDEGFDDSVELKIREVVDNLEGLVHGFDFANVIIAYWQGYREDNNDKKDAALRWLRGEFATKTEAKSALGVRVIIDDDTWYDYIKLFARFVSDIGYKGLLVLLDEAIHLYKITHTASRQSNYDKLLAMFNDAMQGKAEHLGILIGGTPQFLEDSRRGLHSDEAWRTRLAKSRFLKEGLQDTAAPVIQLEPLTSEELSKLLQRLAEVHAIHYNIKKPLSAREIEEFKQEVVNRLGADKLSTPREVVRDFISVLNILQQNSQITFKELIHGSNFQLTRVGKNPDVDENSEFAEFTL, from the coding sequence GTGATCATGCAGAAAATTCCAAAACGAGTCTCAACTGCCCTAATTAACGCCTTGGCAGCAGGTGTTGTACCCAGAGTGGGTTTAGAACATATTGCGGTGGGGAGAGAGAAGGAAATTACCGCCCTTGCTCAAGATTTGGAAAATATCGGCGAAGGGGGTGCCGCCTTCCGGTTTATTGTCGGGCGTTATGGTTCAGGGAAAAGCTTTTTGCTCCAACTGATTCGCAACCAGGCAATGGAGCAAGGTTTTGTGGTTGCGGATGCAGATTTATCCCCAGAACGCCGTCTTGCCGGAAGCAAGAATCATGGGGTGGCAACCTATCGAGAATTGATGGGAAATATTGCCACTCGCACTAATCCGAATGGTGGGGCGATCGCATTAATTCTGGAAAAATGGATTAGCTCTATTCTTAGCCAAGTTGCTCAAGAAACTGGCAAACGTCCTCACGATGAAGGGTTTGATGACTCAGTTGAATTGAAAATTCGAGAAGTCGTCGATAACCTAGAAGGCTTAGTGCATGGCTTTGACTTTGCCAATGTGATCATTGCCTATTGGCAAGGCTACCGCGAGGACAACAACGATAAGAAGGATGCTGCACTGCGTTGGTTACGGGGAGAATTTGCTACCAAAACGGAAGCCAAATCAGCCTTAGGCGTGCGAGTCATTATTGATGACGATACCTGGTATGACTACATCAAGCTGTTTGCCCGGTTTGTTTCCGATATCGGCTACAAAGGATTATTAGTGCTGTTAGATGAAGCAATTCATTTGTACAAAATTACTCATACCGCTTCCCGCCAGAGCAATTATGACAAGCTGCTAGCTATGTTTAACGATGCAATGCAGGGTAAAGCAGAACATCTTGGCATCCTCATCGGGGGAACGCCTCAGTTTTTGGAAGATTCCCGCCGGGGACTGCACAGTGATGAAGCGTGGAGGACTCGCTTAGCCAAAAGCCGTTTCCTCAAGGAAGGTTTGCAAGATACTGCTGCACCTGTCATTCAACTAGAACCTTTGACTTCAGAAGAACTTTCCAAGCTTTTACAGCGCTTAGCTGAGGTTCATGCTATCCACTACAACATCAAGAAGCCTCTCTCGGCGCGTGAAATTGAGGAATTTAAACAAGAGGTTGTTAACCGTTTAGGGGCAGATAAACTCTCAACGCCGCGTGAAGTTGTACGGGACTTCATCAGTGTTCTGAATATTCTCCAACAAAACTCACAAATTACATTCAAAGAATTAATTCATGGTTCTAATTTCCAGCTCACTCGTGTCGGCAAAAATCCCGATGTGGATGAAAATAGTGAGTTTGCTGAATTTACGCTGTGA
- a CDS encoding tellurite resistance TerB C-terminal domain-containing protein, whose protein sequence is MQSIRVVNRILIGSVAFSVSFLLGLLVNRDINKALLTGVITVPGTYAGAAIAEKRRIYQEKLLRGSLQNQIQELLEEENQLYQSLASATETRQEVEASINALQGERSQLLNRVSDLHIQRNELYRELSDFQKQKQQQETEFYHLQTQIQRLERQQVELEQSLSAKAFQLNQTESRANQLKKEIERLHKQISYKKQQKEQLHPDLITLENQKRNLEGEAYDLQTQIQVLQQRQEQLNQVLAPLQEQQQQVEVSLMAGKAKLDQLLSQISERRKQQKKLNQDLANLESRKQQLEAEFQHWQTQIQVLEPQRTARSPIYTLDSDSVISQILPEEWHEWLEFIQQLSNQEQRALKAILEQDRATLKRIADENSTMPEVLIDSINENALNIFGDTLFVSGSISLIPEIHEDYSLILKEPIILYFKDLLALQSAPFKISDAITENSDTSSSSREIIVPPQSKT, encoded by the coding sequence TGACGGGTGTTATTACAGTTCCTGGGACTTATGCAGGAGCGGCTATTGCTGAAAAACGGCGAATTTATCAGGAAAAGTTATTGAGAGGCTCCCTACAAAACCAGATTCAAGAACTTCTGGAAGAAGAAAATCAACTCTATCAATCACTTGCCTCAGCAACCGAAACCAGACAAGAGGTAGAAGCGAGCATTAATGCCTTGCAAGGGGAACGCAGTCAGCTCCTCAACCGAGTTTCCGACTTACATATCCAAAGAAACGAATTATATCGGGAACTTAGCGATTTCCAGAAACAAAAACAACAACAAGAAACTGAATTTTATCATTTACAGACTCAAATACAGCGGCTAGAAAGACAACAAGTTGAACTGGAACAATCCCTTTCGGCTAAAGCGTTTCAGCTTAATCAAACCGAATCTCGTGCCAATCAATTAAAGAAGGAAATTGAGCGACTGCACAAACAAATATCTTATAAAAAGCAGCAAAAAGAACAACTACACCCCGACTTAATTACCTTAGAAAATCAGAAACGGAACTTAGAAGGAGAAGCTTATGACTTACAAACCCAAATTCAGGTTCTTCAACAACGTCAAGAACAACTCAATCAAGTTTTAGCACCCTTACAAGAACAGCAACAGCAAGTTGAAGTGAGTTTAATGGCGGGTAAAGCTAAACTCGATCAGTTACTGAGCCAAATCTCCGAAAGACGTAAGCAACAAAAGAAGTTAAATCAAGATTTAGCTAATTTAGAAAGCCGCAAGCAGCAATTAGAAGCCGAGTTTCAGCATTGGCAAACTCAAATTCAAGTCCTTGAGCCACAGAGAACCGCCCGATCTCCAATTTATACCCTAGATTCTGATAGTGTAATCTCTCAAATCTTACCTGAAGAATGGCACGAATGGCTCGAATTTATCCAACAACTCAGTAATCAGGAGCAAAGGGCATTGAAGGCAATTTTAGAGCAAGACAGAGCTACCTTGAAAAGAATTGCTGATGAAAACTCAACCATGCCTGAAGTATTAATTGACTCTATTAATGAAAATGCTCTGAATATCTTTGGGGATACTCTGTTTGTAAGTGGTTCAATTTCCTTAATTCCAGAAATTCACGAAGATTATTCTCTTATATTGAAGGAGCCAATAATTCTGTATTTTAAAGACCTGTTGGCTCTTCAATCTGCGCCCTTTAAAATTAGCGACGCAATTACAGAAAACTCCGATACTTCATCTTCTTCTAGGGAAATTATTGTGCCACCTCAATCCAAAACTTAG